One Natrinema halophilum genomic window carries:
- a CDS encoding metal ABC transporter ATP-binding protein, with protein MTIVDLEHVTFAYGEQPAVKDVSLTVTEGDFLGLVGPNGSGKTTLLYLMLGLRSPDSGSIELFGEPVSEFEDGERIGYVSQQATNRGGSMPVTVREAATMGRFAHAGHGRLTDDDRAAVNDALETVGIADLGDRQINRLSGGQRQRVYIARALASEADLLALDEPTVGVDAESRDEFYQLLESLNDDGITIILIEHDIGVVTDRATRIACINTELYHHGDTESFVESDALTEAYGATGQVVHHHH; from the coding sequence GTGACGATCGTCGACCTCGAGCACGTGACGTTCGCCTATGGCGAGCAGCCAGCCGTCAAAGACGTCTCGCTGACGGTCACAGAAGGCGACTTTCTGGGATTGGTCGGGCCCAACGGCTCGGGCAAAACCACACTCCTCTATCTCATGCTCGGCCTGCGCAGTCCCGATAGCGGGTCGATAGAGCTGTTCGGAGAGCCCGTTTCCGAATTCGAGGACGGCGAACGAATCGGCTACGTCTCTCAGCAAGCGACCAACCGCGGCGGTTCGATGCCGGTTACCGTCCGCGAAGCCGCCACTATGGGCCGTTTCGCCCACGCGGGCCACGGCCGGCTGACCGACGATGACCGAGCCGCGGTGAACGACGCCCTCGAGACAGTCGGCATCGCAGACCTCGGTGACCGCCAGATCAACCGGCTCTCGGGCGGCCAGCGCCAGCGTGTCTACATCGCACGCGCGCTCGCCTCCGAAGCAGACCTGCTGGCGCTCGACGAGCCGACCGTCGGCGTCGACGCCGAATCCCGAGACGAGTTTTACCAGCTACTCGAGTCGCTCAACGACGACGGAATCACGATCATCCTGATCGAACACGACATCGGCGTCGTCACAGATCGGGCGACCCGGATCGCCTGCATCAATACGGAGCTGTACCACCACGGCGATACAGAATCGTTCGTCGAAAGCGACGCGCTGACCGAAGCCTACGGCGCGACGGGACAGGTCGTCCACCACCACCACTGA
- a CDS encoding acetate--CoA ligase family protein, translating to MGRLSELFDPETVAVVGATDRDGAVGRAILENLRDEFTGTVVPINPSREEVLGIECYPDASSAPPIDLAVVVVPPEIVLESIRDLAEAGTENVVIITAGFSETGSEGADRERQLREIAEENDLNVVGPNSLGLMATPNGMNATFGPESALEGSISFMSQSGAFITAVLDWANEQGIGFQDVVSLGNKTVLDETDFVREWGDDPATDVIIGYLEDIADGREFVDAAREVTDDTPVVLVKSGRTDAGAQAASSHTGAIAGSERAYEAGLDQAGVLRAHSVQELFDSARALSGLPEPETDGVAVVTNAGGPGVLTTDAVGDSTLEMANFTDQTIAALAAAMPDEANVYNPIDAIGDADVERFAEALEIALDDPAVGSAVIVAAPTAVLSYDELAETVIESLEDHDTPVVTCLMGGRRTAGAEKTLRKSGVPNYFDPSRAVTGLDALARFREIRAQPVAEPTTFDVDRRRARDVLGRAKRRDDNRLGIESMDLLEAYGIPTPTGEIVDDPARAREVAESIDGDVVLKIVSPDISHKSDIGGVKVGVPDDEVYDAYEDVVSRARTYQPDATIVGVQVQEMLDLESATETIVGMNRDPQFGPLLLFGLGGIFVEILEDTSIRVAPIGEDEAREMVDEITAAPLLRGARGREPADIERVVETIQRLSQLVTDFPAILELDVNPLVAGPEGVQAIDLRLTVDTEKL from the coding sequence ATGGGACGGTTATCCGAACTCTTCGATCCCGAAACCGTCGCTGTGGTCGGCGCAACCGACCGTGACGGTGCAGTCGGGCGGGCGATCCTCGAGAACCTGCGAGACGAATTCACAGGGACGGTCGTTCCAATAAACCCGTCGCGAGAGGAGGTCCTCGGGATCGAGTGTTATCCGGACGCGTCGAGTGCACCGCCGATCGATCTGGCGGTTGTCGTCGTCCCGCCCGAGATCGTACTCGAATCGATCCGCGATCTCGCCGAGGCGGGCACCGAGAACGTCGTCATCATCACCGCCGGCTTCTCCGAGACGGGGAGCGAAGGCGCTGATCGCGAACGGCAGCTCCGCGAGATCGCCGAGGAAAACGACCTCAACGTCGTTGGGCCCAATAGCCTTGGACTCATGGCCACGCCGAACGGGATGAACGCAACGTTCGGCCCGGAGAGCGCCCTCGAGGGCTCGATCTCCTTTATGAGCCAGTCAGGAGCGTTCATCACCGCCGTCCTGGACTGGGCCAACGAACAGGGCATCGGCTTTCAGGACGTCGTCTCGCTCGGCAACAAGACCGTCCTTGACGAGACGGACTTCGTCCGCGAGTGGGGCGATGATCCCGCGACCGACGTCATCATCGGCTATCTCGAAGACATCGCCGACGGCCGGGAATTCGTCGACGCCGCGCGCGAGGTAACCGACGATACCCCGGTCGTTCTCGTCAAGTCGGGCCGAACGGATGCCGGTGCGCAAGCCGCTTCTTCCCACACCGGTGCAATCGCGGGCAGCGAACGAGCGTACGAGGCCGGACTCGACCAAGCTGGTGTCCTCAGAGCCCATTCAGTCCAGGAACTGTTCGACTCCGCGCGAGCGCTTTCGGGGCTTCCGGAACCCGAAACAGACGGCGTCGCCGTCGTGACCAACGCGGGCGGGCCGGGAGTCCTTACGACTGACGCGGTCGGCGACTCGACGCTCGAGATGGCCAACTTCACCGATCAAACGATAGCTGCGCTGGCAGCGGCGATGCCCGACGAGGCCAACGTCTACAACCCGATCGACGCGATCGGCGACGCCGACGTCGAGCGCTTCGCCGAAGCGCTGGAGATCGCACTCGACGATCCAGCTGTCGGAAGCGCAGTCATCGTCGCAGCGCCGACAGCGGTGCTGTCCTACGACGAACTCGCCGAGACCGTGATCGAATCCCTCGAGGATCACGACACGCCGGTCGTCACCTGCCTGATGGGCGGCAGACGGACGGCGGGGGCCGAGAAAACGCTGCGAAAATCGGGGGTTCCGAACTATTTCGATCCATCACGAGCGGTGACGGGACTCGATGCACTCGCTCGCTTCCGTGAGATTCGAGCGCAACCGGTCGCCGAGCCGACGACGTTCGACGTCGATCGCCGGCGCGCCAGGGACGTCCTGGGACGGGCAAAGCGCCGCGACGACAACCGGCTCGGAATCGAATCGATGGACCTGCTGGAGGCCTACGGAATACCGACGCCGACCGGCGAAATAGTCGACGACCCCGCCCGAGCGCGGGAGGTAGCCGAATCGATCGATGGCGACGTCGTTCTGAAGATCGTCAGCCCGGACATCTCCCACAAATCCGACATCGGCGGCGTCAAAGTCGGTGTCCCCGACGACGAGGTGTACGACGCCTACGAGGACGTCGTTTCCCGAGCGCGTACCTACCAGCCAGACGCGACTATCGTGGGCGTGCAAGTCCAGGAGATGCTCGACCTCGAATCCGCGACCGAAACGATCGTCGGAATGAACCGCGACCCGCAGTTTGGTCCGCTGCTGTTGTTCGGACTCGGTGGCATCTTCGTCGAAATACTCGAAGATACGTCGATTCGCGTCGCGCCCATCGGGGAGGACGAAGCCCGCGAGATGGTCGACGAAATCACGGCCGCACCACTGTTGCGCGGCGCTCGCGGCCGCGAGCCGGCGGACATAGAGCGCGTCGTCGAGACGATCCAGCGACTCTCACAGCTGGTGACCGATTTCCCGGCGATCCTCGAACTCGACGTCAACCCGCTCGTTGCGGGACCGGAGGGCGTACAGGCGATCGATCTACGACTCACCGTCGACACGGAGAAACTATGA
- a CDS encoding metal ABC transporter permease encodes MSRNVSLRRRLEYAGIGLTAVLALAMICLLVVDALRAVPIVGELYDQARIAGWWADYYLGTNVFYHPFMWRSIATGILIGVVAPLVGTYLVHREMALIGETLAHTAFAGVAVGLLVSARTGWNGSLMLVALIVGILGALGVQWLAERTDTYGDVPIAIMLTGSFAVGTLVISYGRGMTGIAVEDYIFGSISVVTPSGARLMAVISVVVVGVIVATYKQFLFITFDEQAARVARLNVTWYNTLLVVMTAVVVVGAMQILGVILVAAMLVVPVAAATQIAHSFRETLYLSILFGQAAVIGGFVISISQGLPTGGSIVVVAIACYLLAVFASGRSTTAISTH; translated from the coding sequence ATGAGTCGAAACGTCTCTCTCCGCCGACGACTCGAGTACGCCGGTATCGGCCTGACTGCAGTCCTCGCACTGGCGATGATCTGCCTGCTCGTCGTCGACGCGCTGCGGGCGGTCCCCATCGTCGGCGAACTGTACGACCAGGCTCGAATCGCGGGCTGGTGGGCGGATTACTATCTCGGGACGAACGTGTTCTACCACCCGTTCATGTGGCGCTCGATCGCGACGGGAATCCTGATCGGCGTCGTCGCACCGCTGGTCGGGACGTACCTCGTCCACCGCGAGATGGCCCTGATCGGTGAAACGCTGGCACACACGGCGTTCGCCGGGGTTGCGGTCGGCCTGCTAGTGAGCGCGAGGACCGGTTGGAACGGTTCGTTGATGCTCGTCGCACTGATCGTGGGCATTCTCGGCGCACTCGGCGTTCAGTGGCTGGCCGAACGGACCGACACGTACGGCGACGTCCCGATCGCGATCATGTTGACCGGCAGCTTCGCCGTCGGCACGCTGGTCATCAGCTACGGCCGCGGGATGACCGGGATCGCGGTCGAGGACTACATCTTCGGCAGCATCTCCGTCGTCACGCCGTCGGGCGCGCGGTTGATGGCCGTCATCAGCGTCGTCGTCGTCGGCGTCATCGTCGCGACCTACAAACAGTTCCTGTTCATCACGTTCGACGAGCAGGCCGCTCGAGTTGCGCGGCTCAACGTGACCTGGTACAACACCCTGCTGGTCGTCATGACTGCCGTCGTGGTCGTCGGTGCGATGCAGATCCTCGGCGTGATCCTCGTCGCCGCGATGCTCGTCGTCCCAGTCGCCGCAGCGACCCAGATCGCCCACAGCTTTCGAGAGACGCTCTATTTGTCGATTCTGTTCGGGCAGGCGGCGGTTATCGGCGGCTTCGTCATTTCCATCTCTCAGGGGCTCCCGACCGGCGGCTCGATCGTCGTCGTCGCCATCGCTTGCTACCTGCTCGCGGTGTTCGCCTCCGGCCGATCGACGACGGCGATTTCGACGCACTGA